A stretch of the Vigna radiata var. radiata cultivar VC1973A chromosome 7, Vradiata_ver6, whole genome shotgun sequence genome encodes the following:
- the LOC106769174 gene encoding prostaglandin reductase-3: MEIKPGLSALVTGGASGIGKGLALALARKGVFITIVDFSEANGREVASLVQKINTKFHSKLEFPSAMFVKCDVTDARDLAAAFQKHFLTYRGLDICINSAGISSSTPFRSDQTDGTRTWRHTVNVNFTAVIDSTRLAIKAMEAAKRPGVIINLGSASGLYPMLLDPIYSGSKGGVVMFSRALRLYKRQGIRVNVLCPEFVETEMGLKIDPKLINLMGGFVPMEMVVKGAFELITDESKAGHCLWITNRRGIEYWPTPSEEAKYLVRSSRFKRRSDYKAPSIKLPETFEKIVVHTLTHNFRNATSIVRTPLKLPIKPKHVLVKIIYAGVNASDVNFSSGRYFGGNNNDTASRLPFDAGFEAVGIIAAVGDSVTDLKIGMPCAFMTFGGYAEFIMIPSKHALPVPRPDPEVVAMLTSGLTASIALEKEGRMESGKVVLVTAAAGGTGQFAVQVAKLAGNRVVATCGGGAKAKLLKELGVDRVIDYRNEDIKSVLKDEFPKGIDIIYESVGGDMLNLCLNSLAVHGRLIIIGMISQYQGEKGWTPSKYPGLCEKLLAKSQTVAGFFLVQHGHLWQEHLDKLFDLHSTGKLKIAIDPKRFVGLHSVADAVEYLHSGKSVGKVVVSVDPNFLPLEAKL, from the exons ATGGAAATCAAGCCTGGTTTGTCAGCACTAGTTACTGGTGGTGCCTCCGGAATCG GCAAGGGTCTTGCCTTAGCTCTTGCAAGGAAGGGTGTATTTATCACTATTGTGGATTTCTCTGAAGCAAATGGAAGAGAAGTTGCAAGTCTTGTTCAGAAAATTAACACCAAGTTTCATTCGAAGTTGGAATTTCCCTCTGCAATGTTTGTGAAATGTGATGTGACTGATGCAA gGGATTTAGCTGCTGCATTTCAAAAGCACTTCTTGACATATCGAGGTCTAGACATTTGTATTAACAGTGCGGGGATTTCTAGTTCTACACCATTCCGTAGTGATCAAACAGATGGTACTCGAACATGGAGGCACACTGTTAATGTGAATTTCACTGCTGTTATTGATTCCACTCGCCTTGCG attaaagcCATGGAAGCTGCCAAAAGGCCTGGTGTGATTATCAACTTGGGTTCTGCTTCCGGTCTTTATCCAATGCTCCTTGACCCAATATACAGTGGCTCTAAAG GTGGTGTTGTTATGTTTTCTAGAGCACTTCGTCTATACAAACGTCAAGGAATTCGAGTCAATGTGCTTTGCCCCGAG TTTGTTGAAACTGAGATGGGATTAAAGATAGATCCCAAATTGATCAACTTGATGGGGGGCTTTGTACCTATGGAAATGGTGGTGAAAG GTGCTTTTGAGCTCATTACGGATGAAAGTAAAGCTGGTCATTGCCTATGGATTACAAATCGTCGGGGTATAGAATACTGGCCCACACCATCTGAAGAAGCAAAGTACTTAGTACGTTCCTCTCGTTTCAAGAGAAGATCCGATTATAAAGCTCCATCAATTAAACTTCCCGAGACTTTTGAGAAAAT AGTTGTCCACACCTTGACTCACAACTTTCGGAATGCAACAAGCATTGTGAGAACACCACTGAAATTACCTATCAAGCCGAAGCATGTTCTTGTTAAGATAATTTATGCTGGTGTGAATGCTAGTGAT GTAAATTTTAGCTCAGGCCGCTATTTTGGTGGAAACAACAATGATACTGCTTCTCGTCTTCCATTTGATGCAGGATTTGAG gCTGTAGGAATAATTGCAGCAGTTGGGGACTCTGTCACTGACTTGAAAATTGGTATGCCTTGTGCATTCATGACTTTTGGAGGCTATGCTGAATTCATAATG ATTCCTTCAAAACATGCCCTTCCGGTGCCTAGACCAGATCCCGAAGTTGTGGCCATGCTTACATCAGGGTTAACAGCCTCAATTGCGCTAGAAAAG GAAGGACGGATGGAATCTGGAAAAGTGGTCCTTGTAACTGCTGCAGCTGGAGGAACTGGGCAATTTGCTGTTCAG GTGGCAAAATTAGCAGGGAATAGGGTGGTTGCAACTTGTGGAGGTGGGGCAAAGGCCAAGCTTCTGAAGGAGTTGGGAGTTGACAGAGTCATAGACTATCGTAATGAAGATATAAAATCT GTTCTGAAGGATGAGTTCCCCAAAGGTATTGACATCATCTATGAGTCTGTTGGCGGTGACATGTTAAACTTGTGCTTGAATTCTTTGGCAGTTCATGGACGACTCATTATTATTGGCATGATTTCtcag TATCAAGGAGAAAAGGGTTGGACACCATCAAAATACCCTGGCCTATGTGAGAAGCTCTTAGCAAAGAGCCAAACTGTG GCTGGCTTTTTCCTGGTTCAACATGGTCACTTGTGGCAAGAACATCTTGACAAGCTTTTTGATCTTCACTCTACGGGAAAGCTAAAG ATTGCCATTGATCCAAAGAGATTTGTAGGTCTGCATTCTGTTGCTGACGCTGTTGAGTATCTCCATTCGGGTAAAAGTGTCGGGAAG GTTGTTGTCTCCGTGGACCCGAACTTCCTTCCTCTAGAGGCCAAATTGTGA